One part of the Humulus lupulus chromosome 9, drHumLupu1.1, whole genome shotgun sequence genome encodes these proteins:
- the LOC133800203 gene encoding uncharacterized protein LOC133800203, which translates to MLIFAFCFDVKSMMPHKHIPVLEIPIEDHYVGCMTYRDSERLTKLKKRFEEHGLLGRVNESVFGPFFTTSIFSFSGALVHTLLLRKVKSPRGDEVHFLMGPNLCKFGVHEFAIMTGLSCSCPPLAADIQPHLTSSHLLDTYFNVEPEKDIRFNMLEQAFSMCDVLDDLYKLGFVYFVEGILLAAENDNAIWRDSLSMPEDLD; encoded by the exons ATGTTGATTTTTGCTTTTTGCTTTGATGTCAAATCGATG ATGCCACACAAACATATCCCAGTGCTTGAGATCCCCATAGAGGATCATTATGTCGGTTGTATGACCTATAGGGATTCCGAGAGGTTAACAAAATTGAAAAAAAGGTTTGAGGAGCATGGATTGTTGGGGAGGGTGAATGAGTCTGTTTTTGGACCATTCTTCACAACCTCTATCTTTTCGTTCTCTGGGGCATTGGTGCATACACTGCTTTTGCGGAAGGTGAAGTCTCCGCGTGGCGATGAGGTGCACTTCTTGATGGGCCCAAACTTATGTAAGTTTGGGGTGCATGAGTTTGCCATTATGACTGGCCTGAGCTGCTCCTGTCCACCACTTGCCGCTGACATTCAACCTCACCTTACGTCTTCCCACCTACTTGATACATATTTCAATGTGGAACCCGAGAAGGACATTAGGTTCAATATGTTGGAACAAGCTTTTAGTATGTGCGATGTACTTGATGATTTGTACAAGCTCGGTTTTGTTTACTTTGTGGAGGGGATACTATTGGCCGCTGAGAACGACAATGCTATTTGGCGAGATTCATTGTCGATGCCCGAGGATTTAGATTAG
- the LOC133800703 gene encoding uncharacterized protein LOC133800703, translating into MGDLRDWSPELNGAALEDMPSSSSSLSSSPPPPPLLQPPPLSLNQTVIGSEYWQRAEEATQGIIGQVQPTVVSEKRRRAVIDYVQRLIRGFLGCEVFPFGSVPLKTYLPDGDIDLTAFGGLNVEEALANDVCSVLEREEKNSAAEFVVKDVQLIRAEVKLVKCLVQNIVVDISFNQLGGLCTLCFLEQVDCLISKDHLFKRSIILIKAWCYYESRILGAHHGLISTYALETLVLYIFHLFNSSLNGPLAVLYKFLDYFSNFDWDNYCISLNGPVRISSLPELMSETPENAGHDLLLTDDFLKGCVEMFSAPSRGYETSSRTFPQKHLNIVDPLKENNNLGRSVSKGNFFRIRSAFTYGARKLGRILSQPEENIGDEIRKFFSNTLERHGKGQRPDVQDSFHMSGHDEFSAASFSDAELQEIQRGYEAESSSMTGEYRLNHERSLLPGGDPDVEISGTEVMTERYVGEQYENSSNVMPSMDLSKPENSSDGTAVSDNSLHGDAQDLAMSRFQSLTISNDSPKSSPTRHAPHLYFLHSPIANEETNGNCQVRQQKNSGSTENTAGDQDEHQFVSNHKIMSPVGSKQHLSRLSSIVLSSEDFYPSSSSYRLSTAIAGSPEPFNTLSDLNGDFESHLNSLHYGRWCYDCALNASIPPMASMVSQFHGKKSWDVIRRSLHLKHNVFSQMNTNGVVHRPAFYPINSPLLPGGVGFGVEEMQKPRGTGTYFPNMNHYRDRPMTPRGRNQVPVRSPRNNNRMVTVGTESGLLERSGRDTAQAQISTHKVNGKSVSADDLSGSPRRKVNTNNANGSMHPSERFVEFGSMGHPPPEAPLPRGSWQTNSGLSPVQNSDTSLNSPASDKLKPVLSMDKDRIAVKSYHLKDDDDFPPLSV; encoded by the exons ATGGGCGATCTTCGGGATTGGTCGCCTGAACTAAACGGCGCCGCGTTGGAAGATATGCCGTCGTCTTCTTCGTCTTTATCTTCGTCGCCACCGCCTCCGCCGCTTCTTCAGCCGCCGCCGCTTTCATTGAATCAAACGGTGATTGGTTCGGAATACTGGCAGAGAGCGGAGGAAGCGACGCAGGGGATTATAGGTCAGGTTCAGCCGACTGTTGTGTCCGAGAAGAGGAGAAGAGCGGTTATTGATTACGTTCAGAGGCTTATTAGGGGTTTCCTTGGTTGCGAG GTTTTCCCATTTGGGTCAGTACCTCTAAAAACGTATTTGCCTGATGGAGATATTGATTTGACTGCCTTTGGGGGTCTAAATGTTGAGGAGGCTTTGGCAAATGATGTGTGCTCAGTCcttgaaagagaagaaaaaaacagTGCTGCAGAATTTGTTGTGAAGGATGTGCAGTTGATCCGGGCTGAG gttaaacttgtaaaatgTCTTGTACAGAACATTGTGGTTGATATTTCGTTCAATCAGTTGGGAGGGCTTTGTACATTATGCTTTCTTGAGCAG GTCGATTGCCTCATTAGCAAAGATCATCTTTTCAAACGGAGTATTATACTAATTAAGGCTTGGTGCTATTATGAAAGCCGTATTCTTGGTGCTCATCATGGTTTGATTTCTACATATGCTTTGGAGACATTGGTCCTATATATCTTCCATCTCTTCAACTCTTCCTTGAATGGTCCTTTAGCA GTTTTATATAAATTCTTGGACTATTTTAGCAACTTTGACTGGGATAATTACTGCATTAGCTTGAATGGACCAGTTCGGATATCTTCACTTCCAGAACTCATGT CTGAAACTCCTGAAAATGCTGGTCATGACCTACTGCTTACTGATGATTTTCTGAAGGGATGTGTTGAAATGTTCTCAGCTCCTTCAAGGGGATATGAGACAAGCTCCAGAACATTTCCGCAAAAGCATCTTAACATTgttgatccattgaaagaaaatAACAACCTTGGGCGTAGTGTGAGCAAAG GAAATTTTTTTCGAATAAGGAGTGCTTTCACATATGGTGCTCGAAAACTGGGGCGCATCCTTTCCCAGCCTGAAGAGAACATCGGAGATGAAATTCGAAAATTTTTCTCCAACACATTGGAAAGGCATGGAAAGGGGCAGAGGCCTGATGTTCAAGATTCTTTCCACATGTCTGGACATGATGAGTTTAGTGCTGCATCATTCTCAGATGCAGAGTTACAAGAAATTCAGAGAGGTTATGAAGCTGAATCAAGTAGCATGACTGGGGAATATAGGTTGAACCACGAGAGATCACTGCTGCCTGGTGGAGACCCCGATGTTGAGATATCAGGGACAGAAGTCATGACTGAAAGGTATGTGGGTGAACAATATGAAAACTCTTCGAATGTGATGCCATCAATGGATTTGTCAAAACCCGAGAATTCCTCGGATGGAACTGCTGTTTCAGACAATAGTCTTCATGGGGATGCACAAGACCTTGCTATGTCAAGATTTCAAAGTCTTACTATTTCTAATGATTCACCAAAATCTTCCCCTACACGTCATGCACCTCACCTGTACTTTCTGCATTCACCAATTGCGAATGAAGAAACAAATGGTAATTGTCAAGTCAGACAGCAAAAAAACAGTGGTTCTACTGAGAATACGGCTGGTGATCAGGATGAGCACCAGTTCGTCAGCAATCATAAAATTATGTCTCCGGTTGGATCAAAGCAACATCTTTCACGCTTGAGTTCGATTGTTTTGTCCTCCGAGGACTTCTATCCTAGTTCTTCTAGTTACAGGCTGTCTACTGCCATTGCTGGAAGTCCTGAGCCTTTCAACACTTTGTCAGATCTGAATGGAGATTTTGAAAGTCACCTTAACAGTTTACATTATGGTAGGTGGTGCTATGATTGTGCCTTGAATGCATCCATTCCTCCTATGGCATCTATGGTTTCACAGTTTCACGGCAAGAAATCATGGGATGTAATACGACGATCTCTTCATCTTAAGCATAATGTTTTTTCCCAAATGAATACCAACGGAGTTGTCCACAGACCAGCTTTTTACCCCATAAATTCACCACTATTACCTGGTGGTGTAGGATTTGGGGTTGAGGAAATGCAAAAGCCACGAGGAACGGGAACATATTTTCCAAATATG AATCATTATAGAGATAGGCCAATGACACCAAGGGGAAGAAACCAAGTGCCTGTTAGGTCTCCTCGGAACAATAATCGTATGGTAACAGTAGGTACGGAGAGTGGTTTGCTCGAGAGAAGTGGTCGCGATACTGCACAAGCACAAATTTCTACTCACAAAGTAAATGGGAAGTCTGTATCTGCAGACGACCTTTCTGGTTCTCCTCGGAGGAAGGTAAACACCAATAATGCCAATGGTTCAATGCATCCGTCCGAGCGTTTTGTTGAATTTGGGTCCATGGGGCATCCACCACCAGAGGCACCCTTACCGAGAGGAAGCTGGCAAACGAACTCTGGGTTGAGTCCCGTTCAAAACTCAGACACTAGCCTTAATTCACCAGCATCAGATAAGCTGAAACCGGTACTGAGTATGGATAAAGATAG GATTGCTGTAAAATCATACCATTTGAAAGATGATGATGATTTCCCACCTTTATCCGTTTGA